The Marinobacter sp. ANT_B65 genome has a segment encoding these proteins:
- a CDS encoding lipase family protein, with amino-acid sequence MATLSPRIASELADLVYQIREANIAGDYRLFTGGMEVDNVFDFDLSRGPIHGVSGGFFGFFQKSSGFALVGEGKNAAFKNDHVIAVRGTRTAQDWLTNGNVGVSVGYNGSTVHAGFNDTFESMKPALERILTPRISNTGHGTVHCVGHSLGGALAGLAAEWVRIRYKKSVKLYTFGAPRVGLNGFAEKSTFGCEKIYRCTHGADPVPKVPLWPFTHAPNNGSEFRLDGGQGISKHAHGMGLDANPGYRNTAKSNGWKGLQKSSNNFLNQPVRLKYQDRYQASFSTLWADKIGAALITLLKDAGYYHIVLVQAGIGTTLTFYDLVARTLEEVAKASVRFAEQTAGLLGHMLVFAGKLTVDVVSLTYQFIKWVFDQTKNVLYRVVKQALKEL; translated from the coding sequence ATGGCAACACTATCTCCGAGAATTGCCTCTGAACTGGCAGATTTGGTTTACCAGATCCGGGAAGCAAACATCGCGGGCGACTATCGGCTGTTTACTGGTGGCATGGAAGTCGACAACGTCTTCGATTTCGATCTTTCTCGTGGCCCTATCCATGGGGTTTCGGGAGGCTTTTTTGGATTCTTCCAGAAATCCTCAGGCTTTGCTTTGGTTGGAGAAGGTAAAAATGCTGCATTCAAAAATGATCATGTAATTGCCGTTCGTGGAACCCGAACCGCACAAGACTGGCTTACAAATGGAAACGTCGGGGTGTCTGTAGGCTACAACGGCTCGACGGTTCACGCAGGCTTCAACGATACCTTCGAAAGCATGAAGCCAGCCCTGGAAAGAATCTTAACACCGAGAATCAGCAACACAGGCCACGGCACAGTGCATTGCGTAGGCCATAGTCTGGGCGGAGCCCTGGCAGGATTGGCTGCGGAATGGGTTCGAATACGCTATAAAAAATCTGTTAAATTATATACGTTTGGAGCGCCGCGCGTAGGCCTGAACGGTTTTGCCGAAAAGTCGACTTTCGGATGCGAGAAAATTTACCGCTGCACCCATGGTGCAGACCCGGTCCCCAAAGTCCCGCTCTGGCCATTTACCCATGCGCCGAACAATGGCAGCGAATTCCGGCTCGACGGAGGCCAAGGCATCAGCAAACATGCACATGGCATGGGGCTAGATGCAAATCCGGGCTATCGAAATACAGCTAAAAGCAATGGCTGGAAGGGTTTACAGAAGAGCTCTAACAACTTTCTCAATCAACCCGTCCGACTAAAATACCAAGACCGCTACCAAGCTTCTTTTAGCACCTTGTGGGCCGACAAGATCGGCGCGGCGTTAATAACACTGCTAAAAGATGCGGGTTACTACCATATAGTTCTTGTTCAGGCTGGCATTGGTACAACCCTTACCTTTTACGACTTAGTTGCTCGCACGTTGGAGGAAGTCGCCAAGGCATCTGTTCGCTTTGCCGAGCAGACTGCCGGATTGCTGGGGCATATGCTGGTGTTCGCTGGGAAGTTAACGGTCGATGTTGTGAGCCTCACTTACCAATTTATCAAATGGGTGTTTGACCAAACCAAAAACGTGCTTTACCGCGTTGTGAAACAGGCTCTCAAAGAACTGTGA
- a CDS encoding Bug family tripartite tricarboxylate transporter substrate binding protein translates to MFLKTTMAFAAAATFSMSAMAWQPSGKVECLAPADPGGGWDFTCRSVGNVMQQLDLVEGSVQTVNMAGAGGGVAYAHTVSKRKNDDKLIVAASTATTTRLAQKQFPGMDASMVKWIGALGADYGIIAVGKDSKYENLTQLMDALKADPRSVKFAGGSARGGWDHLKVLIAAKAAGAEKLPSIPYLSYNNGGEAMTQVVGGQVDAFTGDVSEATGFMESGDLRVLAVLSEERLPGKFGDIPTAREQGVDALGPNWRGFYMPKDTPEEAQQYWVDAIDTLYASEEWKAVMKSNGLIPFHPKAAEFESFVTNQVQEIEDLSREIGLLR, encoded by the coding sequence ATGTTTCTCAAAACAACAATGGCATTTGCGGCTGCGGCCACCTTCAGCATGTCGGCCATGGCCTGGCAGCCCAGCGGCAAAGTTGAGTGTCTGGCACCTGCCGATCCGGGCGGCGGTTGGGATTTTACCTGCCGCAGCGTGGGCAATGTAATGCAGCAGCTGGACCTCGTAGAGGGGTCGGTACAAACCGTGAATATGGCTGGCGCCGGTGGCGGCGTGGCCTACGCGCACACCGTCAGCAAGCGTAAAAACGACGACAAACTGATCGTCGCGGCGTCTACTGCCACTACCACCCGGCTGGCGCAGAAGCAGTTTCCCGGTATGGATGCCTCCATGGTCAAGTGGATCGGCGCACTGGGTGCAGACTACGGCATCATCGCTGTTGGTAAAGATTCCAAATATGAAAACCTGACCCAGTTGATGGATGCACTGAAAGCAGATCCTCGCTCGGTCAAATTTGCCGGCGGCAGTGCCCGTGGCGGTTGGGATCACCTCAAGGTGTTGATTGCGGCGAAGGCCGCTGGTGCGGAAAAACTGCCATCCATTCCTTACTTGTCTTACAACAACGGCGGCGAAGCCATGACCCAGGTTGTGGGCGGCCAGGTTGATGCCTTCACCGGTGATGTGTCGGAAGCCACAGGCTTTATGGAATCCGGTGATCTGCGTGTGCTGGCGGTACTTTCAGAAGAACGGCTGCCGGGTAAGTTTGGTGATATTCCTACCGCCCGTGAACAGGGTGTTGATGCGCTTGGTCCGAACTGGCGTGGATTCTATATGCCGAAAGATACGCCTGAAGAAGCTCAGCAATATTGGGTAGATGCCATCGACACTCTTTACGCCAGCGAAGAGTGGAAAGCGGTGATGAAAAGCAACGGTCTGATCCCCTTCCACCCCAAAGCCGCTGAATTCGAAAGCTTTGTTACCAACCAGGTTCAGGAAATCGAAGATCTGTCCCGGGAAATAGGGCTGCTGAGATGA
- a CDS encoding mechanosensitive ion channel family protein, whose translation MQDFIDKLDINQYLPAALDWATNILLALVILVIGFWVAGKAYKSVVHISANYDQLDDTLFKFFGSVVRYTILAFVGIAVLNRFGVQTASIIALLGAAGLAVGLALQGTLSNLAAGVMLLIFRPYKVGDFIDAAGKFGNVTEVDMFTTILQTFDNQQIIIPNSQIWGQQITNHSHHPVRGVDMHFGIAYNESIDEARKVIDSVLASHPHILADPAPFVEVETLNNSSVDFLVRPFCEGEHYFSVLYSVPEQIKKALDEAGIEIPFPHRKVILVHEKE comes from the coding sequence ATGCAGGATTTTATCGATAAGCTGGACATCAACCAATACCTTCCCGCCGCTCTGGACTGGGCAACCAACATCCTTCTGGCCCTGGTCATCCTGGTAATTGGCTTCTGGGTTGCTGGCAAAGCCTACAAGTCAGTTGTTCATATCTCTGCAAATTACGATCAACTCGACGACACCCTGTTCAAGTTTTTTGGCAGTGTTGTTCGCTATACCATCCTGGCGTTTGTCGGTATTGCCGTACTGAACCGCTTTGGCGTTCAGACTGCCTCCATCATTGCCTTGTTGGGTGCTGCTGGCCTGGCCGTGGGTCTGGCGTTGCAGGGTACCCTGTCGAATCTGGCGGCGGGCGTAATGCTGCTGATCTTCCGCCCTTACAAGGTGGGTGATTTTATTGATGCTGCCGGCAAGTTCGGGAATGTCACGGAGGTGGATATGTTCACCACTATCCTGCAAACCTTCGACAACCAGCAGATCATCATTCCCAACAGTCAGATCTGGGGGCAGCAGATTACCAACCATTCCCACCATCCGGTGCGGGGTGTGGATATGCATTTCGGTATTGCCTACAACGAAAGCATCGATGAAGCCCGCAAGGTAATCGACAGCGTTCTGGCCAGTCATCCTCACATTCTGGCTGATCCGGCACCATTCGTTGAAGTTGAAACCCTGAATAACAGTTCTGTGGACTTTCTGGTCAGGCCTTTCTGCGAAGGTGAACACTATTTCAGTGTGTTGTACTCGGTTCCTGAGCAGATCAAGAAAGCCCTCGATGAGGCAGGCATAGAAATTCCGTTTCCCCACCGGAAAGTTATTCTGGTGCACGAAAAGGAATAA
- a CDS encoding sensor histidine kinase: MPAKRRTKLKTRMILTLGLVSALQAAFIGIFAGYYLSESLYNEIGQRALMVAKTVAASPAIIRGIQQRDTEALNALTRTMATTNEALFIVIGDHNSIRLAHPSAERIGHSMADDDGDYGRRALVDGEGYVALALGNLGESMRGKAPVFAPDSGDIIGIVSVGYSLLQVEATVQRYNFVLYGVLGVVLLVSILAAVFIAGHFKRAIFGLEPEEIAGLFQERDATLQSVREGIIAINRHGIITTVNRAALTTLDLSTDTEIAGRPILDVLPESDLMSVLTTGTPDFDREVWLRNRQMVVNRLPMRQGNDIIGVVASFRLRNELDQVSQQLTHIQQYADTLRSQTHEYSNKLHTIAGLIQLGAYKDALKLIGNEVSSHQALIHLLLEAVPDPIIAGCLLGKHNRAREMGLHLDIDPGSQMVDLPDNLPRDQLVSVLGNLIDNALEATRRHTGANGHVQLSMTDLGQELIFEVEDQGPGVAPELQNRIFEKGVTSKSGHEHGFGLHLVRQFLDSWGGSITVENLGEAGGSRFTLYLPKTPTGRSQPCPPSD; the protein is encoded by the coding sequence ATGCCTGCAAAACGACGCACAAAACTCAAAACCCGCATGATTCTCACTCTGGGTCTGGTGAGCGCATTACAAGCGGCCTTTATCGGGATATTTGCCGGCTATTACCTCAGCGAATCCCTGTACAACGAAATTGGCCAGCGCGCGCTGATGGTGGCCAAAACCGTTGCTGCCAGCCCTGCCATTATCCGCGGGATACAGCAACGGGACACTGAGGCCCTCAACGCCCTTACCCGCACAATGGCCACCACAAACGAAGCCCTGTTTATCGTTATTGGTGACCACAACTCTATTCGCCTCGCCCACCCTTCGGCCGAGCGCATCGGTCACTCAATGGCGGATGACGACGGAGATTATGGCCGCCGCGCATTGGTAGACGGAGAGGGCTACGTAGCACTTGCGCTGGGCAATCTGGGCGAATCCATGCGTGGTAAAGCGCCTGTATTCGCGCCTGACAGCGGCGACATTATTGGCATTGTGTCGGTGGGCTACAGCCTGCTCCAGGTGGAAGCGACGGTGCAGCGCTATAATTTTGTGCTGTACGGCGTTCTGGGCGTGGTATTGCTGGTCAGCATTCTGGCAGCAGTATTTATCGCCGGCCATTTCAAGCGAGCTATTTTTGGCCTGGAACCGGAAGAAATCGCCGGTCTGTTCCAGGAACGCGACGCCACACTGCAATCGGTACGTGAGGGTATTATTGCCATCAACCGCCACGGCATTATTACCACCGTAAACCGTGCCGCTCTGACCACTCTGGATCTGAGTACAGACACTGAGATTGCGGGGCGCCCTATTCTGGACGTGCTTCCGGAAAGCGACCTTATGTCGGTCCTGACCACCGGCACCCCGGATTTCGACCGCGAGGTGTGGCTGCGCAACCGCCAGATGGTGGTCAACCGGCTGCCCATGCGCCAGGGCAACGACATTATTGGCGTGGTGGCCAGTTTCCGCCTGCGCAACGAGCTGGATCAGGTCAGTCAGCAACTGACTCACATCCAGCAATACGCTGACACTCTGCGCAGCCAGACACACGAATACTCCAACAAATTGCACACCATTGCCGGGCTGATCCAGCTCGGTGCCTACAAGGACGCGCTGAAGCTCATCGGCAATGAAGTCAGCAGCCATCAGGCGCTGATTCACCTGTTGCTCGAAGCGGTACCAGACCCCATCATTGCCGGCTGCCTGCTCGGCAAGCACAACCGGGCCCGGGAAATGGGCCTTCATCTGGACATAGACCCTGGCAGCCAGATGGTCGACCTGCCCGATAACCTGCCGCGGGATCAACTGGTAAGCGTGCTGGGCAACCTCATTGATAACGCATTGGAAGCCACCCGTCGCCACACCGGTGCAAACGGCCACGTACAACTGTCGATGACCGATCTTGGCCAGGAACTGATTTTCGAAGTGGAAGATCAGGGCCCGGGTGTGGCACCGGAGCTGCAGAACCGGATTTTCGAAAAAGGCGTAACCAGCAAGTCCGGCCACGAACACGGGTTCGGGCTACATCTCGTGCGCCAGTTTCTGGACAGCTGGGGCGGCTCGATAACAGTGGAAAATCTGGGCGAGGCAGGCGGCAGCCGCTTTACTCTATACTTACCGAAAACACCCACAGGCAGGAGCCAACCGTGCCCCCCATCCGACTGA
- a CDS encoding response regulator, translated as MPPIRLMIAEDDRQIAEIQRRFIQRLDQVELCGIAHTLADAREQAEVLQPDLILLDVYFPDGSGLDLLRELRAGNNTSDVILITAAKEVETLRTALRGGVFDYILKPLVFERLEEAINRYSDHLARLSALKHLGQDEVDALLPRKAGDTGNDSHHRLPKGIDVITLDKIRELIADGKPWSAEEVGSAMGASRTTARRYLEYMTGTGTLVAEVSYGSIGRPERRYRMV; from the coding sequence GTGCCCCCCATCCGACTGATGATCGCCGAAGACGACCGCCAGATTGCGGAAATCCAGCGCCGCTTTATCCAGCGCCTGGACCAGGTGGAACTTTGCGGCATTGCACACACCCTGGCCGACGCCCGGGAGCAGGCCGAGGTGCTGCAACCGGACCTGATCCTTCTGGATGTGTATTTCCCCGACGGCAGCGGTCTGGATTTATTGCGCGAACTGCGAGCCGGCAACAACACCAGCGACGTGATTCTGATTACCGCCGCCAAAGAGGTGGAAACACTGCGCACAGCCCTGCGTGGCGGAGTGTTTGACTACATTCTGAAGCCGCTGGTGTTCGAGCGCCTGGAAGAAGCCATCAACCGCTACAGTGATCACCTTGCGCGCCTGTCAGCACTCAAACACCTGGGACAGGACGAAGTAGACGCCCTGCTCCCGCGCAAGGCCGGCGACACAGGCAACGACAGCCATCACCGGCTGCCAAAGGGCATTGATGTCATTACCCTGGACAAGATCCGGGAGTTAATTGCCGACGGCAAACCCTGGAGTGCAGAGGAAGTGGGCAGCGCTATGGGTGCATCGCGCACGACCGCAAGACGCTATCTCGAATACATGACCGGAACCGGCACGCTAGTGGCCGAAGTCAGCTATGGCAGCATTGGCAGGCCGGAACGGCGCTACCGGATGGTGTAA
- a CDS encoding DUF6795 domain-containing protein: MPSITPIRQKSRRSPLVVSMSIKPHSLLLPPAIALLFLASIVIPHEANAGMFDLITQFFKKYDVHLSPEVHGSVRNNGVPLENVEVYRSLDYDKNYGETTRTDSNGQFSFPEKVIKSRRPGQLFDETRIRQVISLVYEGEKYLLWYLTDEFGPHRAVAEKLAALNCDLTTPEMEFAFSNYEHPSFSHAAFSICRWD; encoded by the coding sequence ATGCCGAGTATCACGCCGATTAGACAGAAATCAAGGCGTTCACCACTGGTAGTAAGCATGTCGATAAAACCACACTCGTTGCTTCTCCCTCCCGCTATAGCTTTGCTGTTTCTCGCAAGCATTGTTATTCCTCACGAGGCCAATGCAGGTATGTTTGATCTGATAACGCAATTTTTTAAGAAATACGATGTTCACCTTTCCCCGGAGGTGCACGGAAGTGTCCGCAATAACGGAGTTCCTCTGGAAAACGTTGAGGTATACCGAAGTCTCGATTACGACAAAAATTATGGAGAAACAACCCGAACTGACTCTAACGGCCAGTTCAGTTTTCCAGAAAAAGTCATCAAATCCAGACGCCCAGGACAGCTCTTTGACGAAACAAGAATTCGCCAAGTCATCAGTTTGGTCTACGAAGGCGAGAAATACTTGCTTTGGTACTTAACCGATGAATTTGGGCCGCACCGAGCGGTTGCCGAGAAGTTAGCGGCGCTAAATTGTGATCTGACCACACCTGAAATGGAGTTTGCGTTCAGCAATTACGAACACCCTAGCTTTTCCCACGCCGCTTTCAGTATATGCCGCTGGGACTAG
- a CDS encoding DUF6795 domain-containing protein, with protein sequence MSTKSHSLLLRPAIALLLFASFVIPHEANAGMFDQITQYFKKYDVHLSPEVHGSVSNNGIPLENIEVYRTLDYDKEYVDRVRTDSNGRFSFPEKVIKSRRPGKLFDETRIRQIVGLTYEGEKYLLWYLTGEAGPSQAITERLGTLNCDLTTPETVVVFKNLEHPDFNHAAATICRWD encoded by the coding sequence ATGTCGACAAAATCACACTCATTGCTTCTCCGTCCCGCTATAGCTTTGCTGCTATTTGCAAGCTTTGTTATTCCTCATGAGGCTAATGCAGGTATGTTTGATCAGATAACGCAATACTTTAAGAAATACGATGTCCATCTGTCCCCGGAGGTGCACGGAAGTGTCAGCAACAACGGAATTCCTCTGGAAAACATTGAGGTCTACCGAACTCTTGATTACGACAAAGAGTACGTCGATAGAGTCAGAACCGACTCAAATGGTCGGTTCAGCTTCCCGGAAAAAGTGATCAAATCCAGACGCCCCGGGAAACTCTTCGACGAAACGAGAATCCGGCAAATAGTAGGGTTGACCTATGAAGGCGAAAAATACCTGCTCTGGTACTTGACCGGTGAAGCCGGGCCATCCCAGGCAATTACCGAGCGGCTAGGAACACTGAATTGCGATCTGACCACACCTGAAACGGTGGTTGTCTTCAAAAACCTTGAACATCCAGATTTCAATCATGCTGCTGCCACGATATGTCGCTGGGACTAG
- a CDS encoding tripartite tricarboxylate transporter permease, with protein sequence METLGFLMDGFAVALTPYNLMFALFGAFVGTLIGCLPGLGPANGVAILIPLAFTLGLPPETAMILLTSVYAGAMYGGRISSILLNIPGDEPAMMTCLDGYPMAQKGRAADALAISAIASFAGSLIGTIGLIMLAPILARFALTFGPAEYFALFLLAFATLGGITGKNPMKTVIAATLGIMISTVGIDISTGTQRYTGGVLELYEGIDFILAIVGLFAISELLFFVEARMGKGRSKVNVGKLTLSFKEVVSTIPTQLRGGLLGFIAGVLPGAGASLGSFISYTLEKSVLGKKGRFGEGDIRGVVAPEAGNNGAASGALVPMLTLGVPGSGTTAVLLAMLISLNITPGPLMFTQNADIVWGVIAALLIGNVLLLVLNIPMIGVFVRLLSVPPMYLLPIVTMVAFVGIYSISHSTFDLYFMIVFGVGGFLLRKLEIPMVPIILGLLLGPEMEKNLGHALILSDGDWTTLWSSPLSIGLWLVAGLGLVLPTLFGPVLRRRMRTAIKEGPVSD encoded by the coding sequence ATGGAAACCTTAGGCTTTCTGATGGACGGGTTTGCGGTGGCGTTAACGCCGTACAACCTTATGTTTGCACTGTTTGGTGCCTTTGTGGGCACCTTGATTGGCTGTCTGCCCGGCCTGGGCCCGGCGAATGGCGTTGCCATTCTGATACCGCTGGCCTTCACTCTGGGGCTGCCACCTGAAACTGCAATGATCCTGCTCACATCGGTATACGCCGGTGCCATGTATGGTGGTCGTATTTCGTCGATCCTGTTGAATATTCCGGGCGACGAGCCGGCCATGATGACCTGCCTCGACGGCTATCCCATGGCCCAAAAAGGCCGCGCCGCAGATGCTCTGGCTATTTCGGCGATTGCGTCCTTTGCAGGGAGCCTGATCGGGACCATAGGGCTTATCATGCTGGCGCCCATACTGGCGCGCTTTGCGCTCACCTTTGGGCCGGCAGAATACTTTGCGCTGTTTTTGCTGGCCTTCGCCACCCTGGGAGGCATAACCGGCAAAAACCCGATGAAGACGGTTATTGCGGCAACCCTGGGCATTATGATCTCTACTGTCGGTATCGACATATCCACCGGCACCCAGCGCTACACAGGTGGTGTGCTGGAACTGTATGAGGGTATCGACTTCATTCTGGCGATTGTGGGCCTGTTTGCCATCTCCGAGTTGCTGTTTTTTGTAGAAGCACGAATGGGCAAAGGCCGCAGCAAAGTGAATGTGGGCAAGCTGACGCTAAGCTTTAAAGAGGTAGTGTCGACAATTCCGACCCAACTGCGTGGTGGTCTGCTGGGCTTTATTGCCGGTGTGTTGCCGGGTGCCGGTGCGTCGCTGGGCAGTTTTATCAGTTATACCCTGGAAAAGTCGGTACTGGGTAAAAAAGGCCGCTTTGGCGAAGGTGACATTCGTGGCGTAGTGGCGCCGGAGGCAGGCAACAATGGTGCTGCGTCTGGTGCTTTGGTGCCAATGCTGACTCTGGGTGTGCCTGGCAGTGGTACCACAGCGGTTTTGCTGGCGATGCTGATTTCCCTGAATATCACCCCGGGGCCACTGATGTTCACCCAGAACGCTGACATTGTGTGGGGTGTGATTGCTGCCTTGCTGATCGGTAACGTATTGCTGCTGGTACTGAACATTCCGATGATCGGAGTGTTTGTGCGGCTGCTATCCGTACCGCCGATGTACCTGCTGCCGATTGTGACCATGGTGGCGTTTGTGGGTATTTACTCCATAAGCCACAGCACCTTTGATCTGTACTTCATGATCGTTTTCGGGGTTGGCGGGTTCCTTCTGCGCAAACTGGAAATCCCCATGGTGCCCATTATTCTGGGCCTGCTGTTGGGGCCGGAAATGGAGAAGAACCTTGGCCACGCGCTGATTCTGTCTGATGGCGACTGGACAACACTCTGGTCCAGCCCTCTGTCTATAGGTTTGTGGCTGGTCGCCGGACTTGGACTGGTGTTGCCGACCTTGTTCGGTCCTGTGTTGCGACGGCGCATGCGCACAGCCATCAAGGAGGGGCCAGTGAGCGATTAA
- a CDS encoding AAA family ATPase, with protein sequence MIKAFAVSNYRSLKSIVSPLAGLNVVTGPNGCGKSNLYKSLRLLAETAKGNLISSIAQEGGLDYTFWAGPDQLTKGMKEGSAPVQGSAKKQNPRLRLGFVGEDFGYAISLGMPAPQGFAGYQDPSMFQFDPEIKRECIWVGDVCRPSSYLIDRVGPVVKVRSGRTWEVYNAHLNSYESILNEISDPVAVPEVHAVRQTIRNWRFYDQFRTDPQSIIRTPQIGTRTPVLDHDGHSLVAALRTIHEIGDRQALYDAIEDAFPGATINFTADAGNRFVLQLLQDGLLRPLNQAELSDGTLRYLLLVAALLTPRPPSLLVLNEPETSLHPDLLPALGRLIIRASRETQVWVVSHAPRLVATLEEDSECNSIALNKELGETIIQGQGLLDAPPWQWAD encoded by the coding sequence ATGATCAAAGCATTTGCAGTATCCAACTACCGCAGCCTGAAGAGTATTGTCTCGCCCCTGGCGGGGCTCAATGTAGTTACCGGGCCCAACGGTTGTGGCAAATCCAACCTGTACAAGTCGCTTCGGTTACTCGCAGAAACCGCGAAAGGCAACCTTATCTCATCGATTGCTCAAGAGGGCGGTTTGGATTACACATTCTGGGCCGGGCCGGATCAACTCACCAAAGGCATGAAGGAGGGTTCTGCACCCGTTCAAGGCTCCGCCAAAAAACAAAACCCTCGCCTGAGATTAGGTTTTGTAGGCGAAGACTTCGGTTACGCCATATCGCTTGGGATGCCAGCACCACAGGGGTTTGCAGGCTACCAAGACCCCTCCATGTTTCAATTCGACCCGGAGATAAAGCGCGAGTGCATTTGGGTTGGCGATGTTTGCAGACCCAGTAGCTACTTGATCGACCGCGTAGGCCCCGTGGTGAAAGTACGCTCCGGCCGAACGTGGGAGGTGTACAACGCGCACCTTAATTCGTACGAAAGCATCTTGAACGAAATCAGCGACCCGGTAGCGGTGCCAGAGGTGCATGCCGTTCGACAAACCATCCGCAACTGGCGCTTCTACGATCAGTTCCGGACCGACCCGCAATCCATCATCCGCACACCGCAGATAGGAACACGCACTCCGGTGCTTGATCATGACGGCCACAGCCTGGTCGCAGCATTGCGGACCATCCATGAAATTGGCGACCGTCAGGCGTTATACGACGCGATTGAAGATGCGTTTCCGGGAGCAACAATTAACTTTACCGCAGACGCCGGAAACCGCTTCGTATTGCAGTTACTGCAGGACGGACTTTTGCGCCCCCTGAACCAGGCTGAGCTTTCGGATGGTACGCTTCGTTACCTGCTTCTGGTAGCCGCCTTGCTCACGCCCCGGCCCCCTTCCCTGCTGGTATTAAACGAGCCCGAAACCAGTCTGCACCCGGATCTTCTGCCAGCCCTCGGTCGCCTGATTATCCGCGCATCGCGAGAGACTCAGGTTTGGGTGGTATCCCATGCCCCAAGACTGGTGGCCACGCTGGAAGAAGACAGTGAGTGTAATTCTATTGCGCTGAACAAGGAGCTTGGTGAAACCATCATTCAGGGACAAGGACTGTTGGATGCGCCGCCGTGGCAGTGGGCTGATTAG
- a CDS encoding sulfite exporter TauE/SafE family protein, translating into MSDLSLIQYALIALIFIWSGFVRSGLGFGGAVLSLPFLLLVKDDPLVFLPIIAVHLLVFSSLTIWMNNRSSPDKKARKNRQKLTGFGPEVAVNAPEGTVDWPYLWRMLRIMIVPKLIGVFGLFTLPANVLSAIIFVIVAVYSVSYILNRPFRSKNKNVDVALLMAGGYISGTSLIGAPLVIAVAAQHLAREKLRDTLFGLWFILVLIKLVAFIWVGLDLQLIHHLWLLPCAAIGHVIGLRFHERIVKAETPVFFRLLGVVLLVVSSVGMVSVLF; encoded by the coding sequence ATGTCAGATCTTTCTCTAATTCAGTATGCCCTGATCGCACTCATTTTTATCTGGAGTGGTTTTGTGCGCTCCGGGCTGGGCTTTGGCGGGGCAGTGTTGTCGCTGCCATTTTTGCTGCTGGTGAAAGACGATCCGTTGGTGTTCCTGCCGATAATCGCAGTGCATCTGCTGGTGTTTTCATCCTTGACCATCTGGATGAACAATCGCAGTTCTCCTGATAAAAAGGCCCGCAAAAACCGCCAGAAATTAACCGGTTTTGGGCCGGAGGTTGCCGTAAATGCGCCGGAAGGCACGGTGGACTGGCCCTACTTGTGGCGAATGCTGCGGATTATGATCGTGCCCAAACTGATCGGTGTATTTGGTTTGTTTACGTTGCCGGCAAATGTGCTGAGCGCGATTATTTTTGTGATTGTCGCGGTTTATTCAGTGTCATACATCCTTAACCGGCCGTTTCGCAGCAAGAACAAAAACGTGGATGTGGCCCTGCTGATGGCTGGTGGCTACATCAGCGGCACCTCGCTGATAGGCGCCCCTCTGGTTATTGCCGTTGCCGCGCAGCACCTGGCTCGGGAGAAACTGCGGGATACACTGTTTGGCCTCTGGTTCATTCTGGTGCTGATCAAACTGGTGGCGTTTATCTGGGTAGGGCTTGATCTGCAGCTTATTCATCACCTGTGGCTGCTGCCCTGCGCTGCCATAGGGCATGTGATAGGCCTGCGTTTTCACGAGCGTATTGTGAAGGCGGAAACGCCGGTATTTTTCCGGTTGCTGGGTGTGGTGCTTCTGGTGGTCAGTAGTGTGGGGATGGTCAGCGTGTTGTTTTGA
- a CDS encoding tripartite tricarboxylate transporter TctB family protein has translation MTGMGDRILGLFLLVLAVAYGWVAQQWPEPFGGSEGVGPETFPTMLAIVLVVGSLYLMIKPDADAKWPVGKSALELVISIIVLVVYAILLEPLGFIISTTLAVGALSWRMGAPASRSFVTGLISAVVVFGLFNYGLSLSLPNGLLGGF, from the coding sequence ATGACCGGCATGGGTGATCGTATTCTGGGCCTGTTCCTGCTGGTGCTGGCGGTTGCCTATGGCTGGGTGGCGCAGCAATGGCCTGAGCCCTTCGGTGGTTCCGAGGGTGTCGGGCCGGAAACCTTCCCCACCATGCTGGCGATCGTGCTGGTGGTGGGCAGCCTGTATCTGATGATCAAGCCAGATGCCGATGCCAAGTGGCCTGTGGGCAAGTCAGCCCTGGAACTGGTGATTTCGATCATTGTGCTGGTGGTTTACGCGATTCTGCTGGAGCCGTTGGGCTTTATTATCTCCACCACCCTGGCCGTTGGTGCCTTGAGCTGGCGCATGGGCGCCCCGGCATCCAGGTCGTTTGTAACTGGCCTGATCAGCGCCGTTGTGGTGTTTGGACTGTTTAACTATGGGTTGTCGTTAAGCCTGCCCAATGGCTTGCTGGGAGGCTTTTAA